One genomic segment of Salinigranum rubrum includes these proteins:
- a CDS encoding FGGY-family carbohydrate kinase has product MEPTHPLLVGIDAGLTNIKAAVFDADGRELAVAARSSPNVDAGPDRVERDGDEFWDVTCDVVEEVTRSPEVDADRIAGVGVAGHGHGLYALDADGDLVRPGITSLDSRAADVVDAWDDAGRCSDVQSITGYEPFVADPLSLLGWLKREEPAAYDAIDRILFCKDYLKYRLTDEVSTDETEASVFFDLARDEYSTEVFELLGLDDCVDALPPVVPSWEACGEVTPAAAERTGLDAGTPVASGLHDVGAVALGAGAHRPGQGTLIVGTWGQSIYLTDDLERSFETDGLTRRFLRDGWLRYRGTRSAAAAADWFLDECCGDWTAESDVDRYARANERVDEVPVGSNGLVFLPYLRGSTDHPNARGSFVGLTEDHTRAEMLRAIYEGVALSLSNRLLELAGDDGLTDVRLGGGGAKSAVWSQLFADVLGERVVVPAGEEMGARGVAICAGLAVGLYDDHATAVERTVDPDRRYRPDEARTASYRTIRDLFETAVDQHVAVWEKLKRVGEKPGADASG; this is encoded by the coding sequence ATGGAGCCGACTCATCCTCTCCTCGTCGGTATCGACGCCGGCCTGACGAACATCAAGGCGGCCGTCTTCGACGCCGACGGCCGCGAACTCGCCGTCGCCGCTCGCTCGTCGCCCAACGTCGACGCCGGCCCGGACCGCGTCGAACGCGACGGCGACGAGTTCTGGGACGTCACCTGCGACGTCGTCGAGGAGGTCACCCGTTCGCCGGAGGTCGATGCTGACCGCATCGCCGGCGTGGGCGTCGCCGGCCACGGTCACGGACTGTACGCCCTCGACGCCGACGGTGACCTCGTCCGACCGGGCATCACCTCGCTCGACAGCCGTGCCGCCGACGTCGTCGACGCGTGGGACGACGCCGGGCGCTGTTCCGACGTCCAGTCCATCACCGGCTACGAGCCGTTCGTCGCGGACCCCCTGAGCCTCCTCGGGTGGCTGAAGCGCGAAGAGCCCGCGGCGTACGACGCCATCGACCGCATCCTCTTCTGCAAGGACTACCTCAAGTACCGCCTCACCGACGAGGTGTCGACCGACGAGACGGAGGCGAGCGTCTTCTTCGACCTCGCACGCGACGAGTACTCGACTGAGGTGTTCGAACTCCTGGGCCTCGACGACTGCGTCGACGCCCTTCCCCCGGTAGTGCCCAGTTGGGAGGCGTGCGGGGAGGTGACGCCGGCGGCGGCCGAGCGGACCGGACTCGACGCCGGAACGCCCGTCGCGTCGGGACTCCACGACGTCGGCGCGGTGGCGCTCGGCGCGGGAGCGCACCGCCCCGGGCAGGGGACTCTCATCGTCGGCACGTGGGGGCAGAGCATCTACCTCACCGACGATCTCGAACGGAGTTTCGAGACGGACGGGCTCACCCGGCGGTTCCTCCGGGACGGGTGGCTCCGGTACCGCGGGACGCGCTCGGCGGCGGCGGCGGCCGACTGGTTCCTCGACGAGTGCTGCGGCGACTGGACAGCCGAAAGCGACGTCGACCGGTACGCGCGAGCGAACGAACGGGTCGACGAGGTACCCGTGGGTTCGAACGGGCTGGTGTTCCTCCCGTATCTCCGCGGGTCGACCGACCACCCGAACGCCCGGGGGAGCTTCGTCGGACTCACCGAAGACCACACCCGGGCGGAGATGCTCCGGGCTATCTACGAAGGGGTCGCGCTCTCGTTGAGCAACCGCCTCTTGGAACTGGCGGGCGACGACGGCCTCACGGACGTTCGACTCGGCGGCGGCGGCGCGAAGAGCGCCGTCTGGAGCCAACTGTTCGCGGACGTGCTCGGCGAGCGCGTCGTCGTCCCCGCGGGCGAGGAGATGGGGGCGCGGGGCGTCGCCATCTGCGCCGGGCTCGCGGTCGGCCTCTACGACGACCACGCGACGGCCGTCGAGCGTACCGTCGACCCCGACCGACGCTACCGGCCGGACGAGGCTCGGACGGCGTCGTACCGGACGATTCGTGACCTGTTCGAGACGGCGGTCGACCAGCACGTCGCGGTGTGGGAAAAGTTGAAACGGGTCGGAGAGAAACCGGGGGCCGATGCAAGTGGATAA
- the fba gene encoding class II fructose-bisphosphate aldolase — protein MPYASGSELSTAYARAREQGYGFVASNVTETNIMTGLVEGAERARSDLVLQVKRDSAAFAGRGDPRVGLEILGLTARKLGEAADVGVFLNVDHVPAEDREFLGACVESGIPSSIMVDASHEPFEENVERTRRAVELVDAHDADMLVEAELGMIKGMEGGVETTEAYYTDPEEAVEFVDRTGCDLLAVSIGTEHGVSKGRDLELRPDIARSVGDALADHGLDTPLVVHGSSGLSDDQVRDLLSTGVCKLNKNTRYQYEFARTACDFYRENESAIVPPAGVDDDRQGFFADTDWSPDKATFTPHRVCGDIRERIADVMVDVAELSGSAGESQFR, from the coding sequence ATGCCATACGCGAGCGGTTCAGAGCTGTCGACTGCGTACGCCCGCGCGCGAGAACAGGGGTACGGTTTCGTCGCCAGCAACGTCACGGAGACGAACATCATGACGGGGCTGGTCGAGGGGGCCGAGCGGGCCCGGTCGGACCTCGTGCTCCAGGTGAAGCGGGACTCGGCGGCGTTCGCCGGGCGGGGTGACCCACGAGTCGGACTGGAGATTCTCGGACTGACCGCCCGGAAACTCGGCGAGGCGGCCGACGTGGGCGTCTTCCTGAACGTCGACCACGTCCCCGCCGAGGACCGAGAGTTCCTCGGCGCCTGTGTCGAGTCCGGGATTCCCTCCTCGATTATGGTCGACGCCTCGCACGAACCGTTCGAGGAGAACGTCGAGCGGACGCGTCGGGCGGTCGAACTGGTCGACGCCCACGACGCCGACATGCTCGTCGAGGCCGAACTGGGCATGATAAAAGGGATGGAGGGCGGCGTCGAGACGACGGAGGCGTACTACACAGACCCCGAAGAGGCCGTCGAGTTCGTCGACCGCACGGGCTGTGACCTCCTCGCCGTCTCCATCGGGACCGAACACGGCGTCTCGAAGGGCCGTGACCTCGAACTCCGGCCGGACATCGCCCGCTCGGTGGGCGACGCGCTCGCCGACCACGGCCTCGACACCCCGCTGGTCGTCCACGGTTCGTCGGGCCTGTCGGACGACCAGGTGCGTGACCTCCTCAGCACCGGCGTCTGCAAACTGAACAAGAACACGCGCTACCAGTACGAGTTCGCCCGGACCGCCTGCGATTTCTACAGAGAGAACGAGTCCGCCATCGTCCCCCCGGCGGGTGTCGACGACGACCGCCAGGGGTTCTTCGCCGACACCGACTGGTCGCCGGACAAGGCGACGTTCACCCCCCACCGGGTCTGCGGAGACATCCGCGAACGCATCGCCGACGTGATGGTCGACGTCGCCGAACTCTCCGGCTCCGCCGGGGAGAGCCAGTTCCGTTGA